One part of the Thermodesulfobacteriota bacterium genome encodes these proteins:
- a CDS encoding tetratricopeptide repeat protein — MATPFAEAREAYERYDYDTAFRLLKPLAEQGSAEAQFMLAVMHEDGGGVPQDSVEAAKWYRKAADQGHASAQYNLGIMYALGSGVPQSHGEAAKWYRKAADQGHASAQLNLGSMHFLGQGIPKDYAEAAKWFSKAAEQGNAKAQYNLVSLYKNGQGVPKSLVMALMWAILAASRIPASEKMGQEKIRMLREEIASGMTPALIEEAQTLARDWKPKKQN, encoded by the coding sequence ATGGCAACGCCCTTTGCGGAAGCCAGGGAAGCCTATGAACGTTACGACTACGATACCGCCTTCCGCCTCCTCAAACCGTTGGCCGAACAGGGATCGGCCGAAGCCCAGTTCATGCTCGCCGTCATGCACGAAGATGGAGGAGGCGTGCCGCAGGACAGCGTCGAGGCGGCGAAGTGGTACAGGAAAGCCGCGGACCAGGGCCATGCGTCCGCCCAGTACAACCTCGGCATAATGTACGCGTTGGGCAGCGGGGTGCCGCAGAGCCACGGCGAGGCGGCGAAATGGTACCGGAAAGCGGCCGATCAGGGGCATGCGTCCGCCCAGCTCAACCTCGGGTCGATGCACTTCCTCGGCCAAGGCATTCCGAAGGACTACGCCGAAGCCGCGAAGTGGTTCAGCAAGGCTGCGGAGCAGGGAAATGCGAAGGCGCAGTACAATCTCGTCTCCCTGTATAAAAACGGCCAAGGCGTGCCGAAGAGCCTGGTCATGGCGCTCATGTGGGCAATCCTTGCGGCCTCCCGGATACCGGCATCGGAAAAAATGGGGCAGGAGAAGATCAGGATGTTGAGGGAGGAAATCGCCTCCGGGATGACGCCCGCCCTGATCGAAGAGGCGCAGACGCTGGCGCGGGACTGGAAGCCGAAGAAGCAGAATTAG
- a CDS encoding FAD-dependent oxidoreductase — protein MDFLKPENLLRYGYKDCLLCEVERKGEEKRCEPCSGRLDQRERLLWEIRRERFRQTAGRLSLVFPGLGHIYDERYLGGIFWASLLPLTLGLVLNVWKGITWGHAFLLAEAGLIWWLAWLDVRRGHPEPSAPCQDACPAGLRVPDYIALVRENRPLEALALVYDKLPFAAFCGRACPHPCEQECVRNEFGAPISIMAIKRHAADRGCEARILPQREDGEAEKALRVAVVGAGPAGLSAADHLARLGCRVTMFDSREEPGGMMRYGAPEFRFPTEALRYDLERIFARGIEFRAGVKVGRDVQFSALEAEGFDAVMIAAGTPAARAIPGSGTEAQGFVDACSFLEGVRRNRPLRPSGRVVVVGGGDVAFDCARTALRLGASEATVACIESIEEMRAHPWVIADAVDEGVRILPSTAVKTFRMRGDRTAGFEALRAEGFDTGPGGAVVPRTRPGTEFEVPADTIVLAVGYAPELGFLPPGAFRKPLDARIHVFRLIFEGRESKVNYYIFGDCAAGPRTVVEAAASGRAAAMNIYSSLAVEDGNKARYKDNYRRRNEPHEPDRPEWRIRLGGTRLSAESRRGNFEEVDKGLTAECAHGEAERCARCNLSLEARRKGGDKG, from the coding sequence ATGGATTTCCTCAAGCCGGAAAACCTTCTCCGATACGGGTACAAGGATTGCCTCCTCTGCGAAGTGGAGCGCAAGGGGGAAGAGAAGCGCTGCGAGCCGTGCTCCGGGCGGCTCGACCAGCGCGAACGTCTCCTCTGGGAGATCCGGCGGGAGCGGTTCCGGCAAACCGCGGGCCGGCTCTCCCTGGTCTTCCCGGGGCTCGGCCACATCTACGACGAGCGGTACCTCGGCGGGATCTTCTGGGCTTCCCTGCTTCCTCTGACCCTCGGGCTCGTGCTGAACGTGTGGAAAGGGATCACCTGGGGACACGCGTTTCTCCTTGCGGAAGCGGGGCTGATCTGGTGGCTCGCCTGGCTGGACGTGCGCAGGGGCCACCCCGAACCGTCGGCGCCCTGCCAGGACGCGTGTCCGGCGGGGCTAAGGGTGCCGGACTACATCGCCCTGGTCCGGGAGAATCGGCCGCTCGAGGCGCTGGCGCTTGTGTACGACAAGCTGCCGTTCGCCGCGTTTTGCGGGCGGGCCTGCCCCCATCCTTGCGAGCAGGAGTGCGTCCGGAACGAGTTCGGCGCGCCGATCTCCATCATGGCGATCAAGAGGCACGCCGCGGACCGTGGATGCGAGGCGCGGATCCTGCCGCAGCGGGAGGACGGGGAGGCGGAAAAGGCGCTGCGGGTGGCGGTCGTCGGCGCCGGGCCGGCGGGCTTGAGCGCGGCGGATCATCTTGCCCGGCTGGGGTGCCGCGTCACCATGTTCGACTCCAGGGAGGAGCCGGGGGGGATGATGCGGTATGGAGCCCCGGAGTTCCGGTTCCCGACGGAAGCGCTGAGATACGATCTGGAACGGATTTTCGCCCGTGGGATCGAGTTCAGGGCAGGCGTGAAGGTCGGGAGGGACGTCCAGTTCTCCGCGCTGGAAGCGGAAGGATTCGACGCCGTCATGATCGCCGCCGGGACGCCGGCGGCGCGCGCGATTCCGGGCAGCGGCACGGAAGCGCAGGGATTCGTGGACGCCTGTTCGTTCCTCGAAGGCGTCCGGCGGAACCGGCCGCTCCGTCCGTCCGGGCGGGTCGTCGTCGTCGGGGGGGGAGACGTCGCGTTCGATTGCGCGCGGACCGCCCTCCGGCTCGGGGCGTCGGAAGCGACCGTCGCCTGCATCGAATCGATCGAGGAGATGCGCGCCCATCCGTGGGTGATCGCGGATGCGGTCGACGAAGGGGTCAGGATTCTTCCCTCCACGGCGGTGAAAACCTTCCGGATGCGCGGGGACCGGACGGCGGGATTCGAGGCGCTCCGCGCGGAGGGTTTCGATACCGGGCCCGGCGGAGCGGTAGTCCCCCGGACGCGTCCCGGCACGGAATTCGAAGTCCCGGCGGACACGATCGTTCTGGCCGTGGGATACGCTCCGGAGCTGGGGTTCCTGCCGCCGGGAGCTTTCCGGAAGCCGCTGGACGCCCGGATCCACGTCTTCCGGTTGATTTTCGAGGGGCGGGAAAGTAAAGTAAACTATTACATTTTCGGCGATTGCGCCGCGGGCCCCCGGACGGTAGTTGAAGCGGCCGCTTCGGGCCGGGCGGCGGCGATGAATATCTATTCCAGCCTGGCCGTCGAAGACGGCAACAAGGCGCGGTACAAGGACAATTACCGCAGGCGGAACGAGCCGCACGAACCCGACAGGCCCGAGTGGCGGATCCGCCTGGGTGGAACGCGCCTGTCCGCGGAATCGCGCCGCGGGAATTTCGAGGAAGTCGACAAGGGGCTCACCGCGGAATGCGCCCACGGAGAAGCGGAGC